GCTGGAGCAAgaccatatatatttatactatgtAAATCATTTAAACCTACAATATCTCATTTAAAGACAATTCCTTAAGATCTCCAGTTAACTACACGAAATTTAAGTCCAACATGGAATCACATGAAGAGTTTGTTCTAAAAGTGCAatctctttattattttttttcatatttatacttTATCAGTGCCTTCtgcttaagaaaaaatatttaattccatAATACTACCCCATCGACAATTTCTAATATACAACCCCATTAACTCGTTAACGCGAAATTATGAAGGTTCTCTGTTGACTGGTGTACACTTTCAAGTCTATAATATCAATTAATCAAGACTACTTGCTAACTACAGAGCCTATTAACTCTTAAACTTGACCTCATTGATACATCGCTGAATACAAGTCTTTTTATTCTTTAGTGCGACCTTATTAACATATACtagagttttaaataaaacttactacTACTACCTCAATTATCTGATTCCTCTCCTACAATTGTACTTACCGCGGTGGTTTTTGAACTACCTTAATTGATCCATAGCTCCAGTAATTCACTGTAGAATATAGGTAATGGTGTAGAAACCATGTTTCTCCATGTTGAACAGATGTTTAAGGGTACGACTGCTTCCAGTAAGCTCGGAATAGTTCACGAGTTTCTATTATTCAATACCACTTTGTCTTCCAGACTTCAACCTGACACCTTACACGAAAGACGATTAGTTACATTATATTCCTTATGCCAGATAAGGAGTGCACTCCAGGTGGGATTCGCCTCATAGGTGCTATACAGCCATCACTAAAATAATTCATCATCACCTGATCTTATAATTCTTCATGTACAATAAACATCTGACGCCTCTGGAATCTGTGGGAATAAGCCCAGACAGGAAGTGTAGAGAGTGAACAGAAAGTGAAACCACTAAAAACTCTGTTAAACTTCTATCGTAAAGTTTCATCTGTCATCATAACCAGTCACAATGTTACCTACCCAAAGATAGTGAAATAACTGGTTGAGTATTCATGGTCTCATGGCAGCAATATTTTGCTTCCAATAAGTAACAGAAGGATAGAGCTGGAAGCAATGAAGTTAGCTCCTCTCTGAATCGTTGAAAGCAACGAACTTCAAATAGACAATGTCACCAACATAATATTTGCAAGTGCCTCACAGATGGTTGATCATCAGAAGGATGGCAGAAAGCAAAGTAACtacatattaaaactataatcagGATATTAATAGTAAAACTAAACGAGGAAGATGGTAAGTTCACAGGAAAACCTCCTTTATCAAATCCGGTGCAACTTTATTGGAATGATATCAACCTCCTACGTACTAAAAAGGTGGAAGCAGCAATTGGGGAACATCTTCACCACCATTTAGATGGAATGAGACTATTGAGAATGAAAGAATCTGGTggtataactaaaaaaaaaaaaatctgtaagaATCAGTATACGGCCAGAATGCTTGTGGGAACatcagtaaatataatttatctatcTTCTTGGAGGTAGCCAATCTCCACAGAAGTGATTGGCACAATCGCCGAATTTGTTATCTTATATTCAATTTCatctgtaaataatatttatcagtTAAACATTCGTTTAAAATTACTCCCCCAGGCAACACAAAGGTCTTGTAAAAAACAGTCTTataaggtaaaattaaaataaacaatatttctttttatttcttactgGGAAACTGGTGTAAAAAATTGCATATGATAATTTATGAGAGAATAATGGGTTATTGCTCTTATTAGCCAGAAATTTCGATCCACATTCTTATGACAGTTAAATGTAAATTTCATCCCCAAATTTGCCAAGCCCTTTTGAAGAACCTAATATGTTTTtggtaggaaaaaaaaaaaaaagtagaaatagAATAGAAAAATGTTCAGGAACATTTACAGTGCAGTTTATTGTATTCTTGTGTAACACCGATATTATTGGCAAGTGctaaacataaaatatgatgTATCATAAGTAAACTTAAAACCAAAACCTCTCAACGTATTTTGAACACAAGTAACTTTTAATGTGTCtagacaaaatatattattccttATTAATAACTTGTACTGGAACTTTAGCATGGTCAAGGACACAATATCTTGGTAACCTGAAGTATTGAtgactctttgttaacctgaacatgacctaggaagatcgaaacgttgttcgctgcttatcaataaaatgttaatgttcatacaagccgtcctgagatacacgGACAAAATTTGCACTATTTtctgtgaaaagaaaattttgatgatataaaaaatagaaactcAGTGTTTTGAGAACTGCTTCTTTATTTCTGGATTTTTTTGCATACTTTTATTAACTTAGTATTATCTTCTTTCCGCTTTCTTTTGTGCTGTTATCAAAACATGGACTTTCATAATTATCATGAATTACAATAGTGGTTCATTTTGTGACCGCACAAAACAACAGAACATTCGAGCAAAAAGTACCTTTACAGCAAAGATTCAATTGAAacaactctttaaaaaaaaacgttgttttactattttctgATAGGTCTATACAAGTGTACAAACGCACAAAAAAGCAGTATGTTAGATGTACAAGAATAAAACAATCCGCACAAAACGGCCCAATCTTAATTCTTAtgtatattacaaacaaaaacactcaCCCCCAGCGACAGGAAAAGCGCAAGTTTATCAATCAATTTATTTCAGTAACTTTGTTGCGCTCGTGATTTCGCGCTAGTTATATCACGCACCACGTAAAATATTTCAGTCCTGCTAAAAGCGGCTCAACAATAATATTCGATAAATTTATCTTTTTACACaagattatttcatattttgaaatattaatgatAGTGTGATTAGTTCTTAACTATTTAGTGTAAAATAACCTGCTTGTGAAATACAATTagacatcaacattattcatgcccGTTCTCTCGTCAAAATTGAATGTCGAGCTTTTGTCTGCGTGCGCTGATTTTCATACGGGAGCCAGACAACAcggtttgtgtgtgtatatgtttattattCTCTTGCTAGCTTACAACAATGGCTTCGTACATTACGCCAAAACCTTTTGCTATAAAACTTCATAACAAACTGTAAAGGTCGTTGGAGTATTGAAAAGTCAATgtatttcttctatattttacaaataccAAATAGCATCATAATtgaagtgtaaatgatgttatcatCACCTTTTGAAGTTAATTCTCTTAGAAATATCTGGCGTTCCTTTAAATACAGGACAATTACCAAGCAATAATAAATGAACACTTAAATTATTCTAGCATGTAGATATGCAATCGGTGTCTTCAGAGAGCCAACTCATACTATGTACGAAGTGGAAACCGTATTAATTAGCAATTACctatgtttgttataattttagtGTATAAGGTTAACTACCATATCAAGTCAACCTTTGCCAATAATTAGATGTAAAAAACGCCAgtaaagataagtaaaaataATCTTGAATTCAAAAACCTGCAAACTGGGATCAtactacagaaagtaaacagagCTGGATgtactgtaaatattatttactcaaactacagaTTCCAAGGTAAGATCATGAAGCTGAAACAGGGtcttgtagtttgagtaaataatgtatacagtatctacAGCCTTGTGCTTTACAATCTCTAAGTGCAGGTTTTTAAACTCCcaatttttcatttatcttgtttttctcAATATGCCTGCTTTTCGTTCTGGCCATGTTTGTTCTTGTAACTTTCTGTTTTACTTTTCCAATCTGATTAATTTTCCAGTGATTGGTTCTAATCTAAACCTTGTAAAGATACTGACAATTGTGGTTAACAAGGTACTTACATATAAATTGTTTTCCTAGAACACTAAAATTTTTGTATCCTGGATTTAATAAGATGTTTTAGTATTTATAGGAATCTAAATAGAAAACTTGTTATATAACTAAACTGGTAAATTTATTAGCGACAAGTCTATTGACAATGTCACTACCACGTTCACGATAGAATTCGAATTCggtttcagaaaacaaacaaaaaacaaatacttctCGAATGTTAGTAATTAAGTAACTGAAACCTAATAtactaataacaatgtttttaaattacttaacttTATTGTCATtacatgtttgaaaaaaaatttttttttgttcaaagcCAATATAATGGAAATGAATGATAAACATCTTGGCACATCAGTAGTGAATTAAACACCTACACTGAAGTGTAGCTATGTTTCATACATTGCATTTAATACAAACTAATATTTATCACTAAGCagctgtttataaacaaacagcGACATGAAGAACTTCTGTAACACTTTaataaaatacgaaaaaaaacaaactaattcatCTGGAACCATAATACAGATATTGCTCCCTGTTTGATCAACATCAGATGTACACGTGAATTACGTCCTTCCTCCACTAACTAAATAAGGAGATGCAAATTATGAGAATATCTTGTATGTCCGTAGACCAGTATAGTAGAGTATTTTGTTGCTGTAAACTTTGCTGTCACTAACACTAGTTACTTCTCTAAGTATCTCTATAAAATTTTCTGCAAGTTTTCCCATGAACAtacattaataaagtaaaactacaataaaccagaaacataaaactaaatatgcTATCAgtaatatcaaattaataaaCATGACTTCAGATAGACTaacttgaaaattatattaaatgaacGAATCTTAAACATTCTACAATGTTTATACGTTCACAAACCTACTAAgtctttatattttacatttatcacttaaaattattttggctATTGAAAATGCCTCATGTTACTGTTATGCATAACTCAGTTTATGTTTACCTATGtacaaatacatattaaattttacagacttacaaaaaATATCTAAACAGACTTCACTAGTTTAAGTTTTCATAAACCGTCCCTATATCTCATCTATCATTAGGCTATTAAATTAGGGGTAGCCACAAAGGCCACTTTGAAGCCAGAAGTGCATGTTTAAAATGTGTACAGTACGACAAAAGCTTAGGGCAACTGATACAGCTTACGTGTTTTATccgaaaaattatattttcaacaacTCAAGAACTATATTCTGGTATCTAGACTTACACATTTAGTAATAGCCCTGCCATCTGTTGGTGAGTTTGTACATATGCCTGTACTTTTAAAGTTTcagttgaaattaaaatacagtgGACATGGCAGTAGCTTCTATAACCACGTTTTATACACAAGCAGTTATGACATTGTGCTTTTGGTGTGcacttatgtttgttttaatgaatttaGATGACTACTAACATTACTTTTAAAAGTGGGCTAATGCTGTTCTACACTGACGTTTAACACTGAATTTGGTGAACTTCAATGTGTAATTACCTTACAACAATGCTACTACAAGTAACTTTCGGGTTttcagtggtaaaaaaaaaatatataaataagtaatggCAAACATTTGTTACGCATCACAGTGTCATGAAATCTAAAAAATATCGcgaatactattatattacacacTAGGTCGAACCACTAAACATAACGAACATTACTGTTCAGATGGCAAGTATTACAAATTAATTGATTGCTATTCTTGAAAAGTGTAAAGGTAGGTATACACGACAGTATAAACAAAACAAGCAGGCTTATACCACgtcaaaactattttcatagCATATGACCCAAATTAAACAACGGACGTCAAAAACTATCTTAGAATTTTATTGCCCTCTATCATGTAGGTAGTTTTATACactgtacatgtttgttttttaaataaattaagctgatgtttaatatatttcagttagttctaatgaagatacaaataCACTGATGAAGTGTTTTAGTCCCCTAAGTGCTAaagatatgtatattttaatttatttgaaccAATCTTTGAAACGACcatttcaaaaatacaataaataggcTGTATTACCATACATCCTTTATAGTGATTGAATGAGTGCACTATTACCATTcagttaaagttaaaatttatttctacaCAAAACTCACATTTCAGAACATTGTAACTTTAAATACTTTGCACAGAATAAACCTTTAATCATCTTTAATGTTTGAGACAAATTCTCGGTTTTCAGCTAAATACATTACAAAAAGAAACTTCATAAACTGGTACAAGTTACTACTAAAAATTAGTTACAAACGTTCACATTAGCTTAACACTTGAGTGATAAATGCAAATATTAACACATTAATGGTTTTTCCTCCATATTCTTTGAAGTCCACTCACAAATTTTAAGTAGCAATTAACAGCAACAATCCATACCCAAAAGAATGTGAAAATTAGTACTGTAATTGTGAACTATTTGTGAGTAACATACAATCAACATGGAAGAAAATCCTTTCTCTAGTGTATATTCTGCAAAACTTTACTATCGTAAATTTACTAGCAAGATAAATTATGGGTTTCATAAACAGCCATGATCCACTAATtcattacagaaaaatatatttgaaccaccaaacatatcaaaataatacaaatgtaatcATGTGTAAGGATACAGTTTACCAGTATGAAACAGTACGAGAGGAAAGACATTTCAATGCATTAACAGATCATGTTTAAGAATGCATGATACTTGGGGGAGaaaaaagaattttatttttattcttgttgttcaAACAATCTGTTGCTTTTgtaaaattttagttatttttttttaaattatatcacttagaaaatttttgtttagATGTTGTGTGTTTTGATGCTCCATAGCCAATATAActtttgataaaaattgtccaCTGAAGTATTAGATCTGAAATAGAGAAGatgaacattatatatatttccatCTCAAAATTACATAATACATTCGTAAAGAACAATGTATTACAACTTCATTAGAAACCACCATTTTGTTTAAGCAGTATCCAATTCCAGGAATTAAACCTTGAATTTTAGCATTAAGTCCTTGAGCTTAACAGTGCCAACAGTgtacattaaaaactaaaaaataaacatagcTTCTCTGTAGTATTTTACTATTGAGAACAGAGtccagaaatattttacaaatcttACAGTTAAACTGCATATgaattttaactaaaacaaaataaaaatgtccagTAGTGTCTAAAAATCTAACATGCTTTTGGCTACTTAAGATCATGAAAGAATATAATGCAGAACCTTTCTATAAGAacagtttatgtttttaaatggtatattcttataaaaaaattagtagtacatcaagttcatgttTAGCAAATACTAAGAAATGcacactgaaataaaaattattatttttaaataccaaTTCCCATTTCTCAAATATTAAGCCATACTAAAAAGAAAGCATCTGTTCTGTTATAAACAAAGCATGAATTATTTACGATTAATTTGTTTAGCATGTTAGTATGTGACCAATTTAAATATCCACTTTTACCGATTCAAACAAAACACTTCTTTATCATGCATTATAACTTTCAAATTTAATCTTTTCTCCACATTAATAATACATGAATAACTGATAATCCTGTCTACTAACTCTGCACATATTTCTACCAAATAACTTTTTTTCCTAAAGAGAAAACTTTTTCCCCTACATTACACAGCAGTGTTTATACAGTCTAAACCTTAAGGTCCAGTTTTTGTAATGCATACATTAtgcttttgttttgaatatttctatTGCCATCTTTATATTAACGCCGTACATCTATAATAACTGAAAACACTTTTATACTGTCAATCTCTTTACATCTTTTTAGGATATACAATGTACCTTTACAATTAACTCAAACTGTACAAATACTGACTAACACTACACATTTTTCTGCTCACTTATAGTTTAAGCCTGTTGATTCAAACTACAAATATACTTAATGGTTAACActgtacattttataatgtggATTCAATTACTTCAAAACATTCAAACTACCATTAGCAATGGATGGAACAATTAATAACAATCTTATAATctttaagtatatttaattacctACAGTcaacaagtttttgtttcattctaAGTAGGCaactaatattaaaacaattaacacctgtttattttctaaaatgtggTATAACATGTCCCTTAATACTTTTAATATCTGTGATTCTAATTTTTGATTAATTACAGCTGTTGTAAAAAAATCACTTGAATTAAAATGCCTTCTTCAAACAATTAACCAGTTGTGGGTTTGGTTTAGTagtaatatcattagtattatatcTTCAATAATGaataagtattttaaagaaagaagGGCTTCACTATTCTACTATATACTTTTTAAACACTAAACTTAAAAGAAACTTTacctttattttctatttttactaCTTCCcttataaaatatctataaaaatgtgttaaattaatataaatttcaatacCTACTAATGTATAGGTGTTTCAACAAGTTAAACTATTCTGGCTTACATATTTAActacaacaaaatgaaaaaatttGTGTATTTTGTCCTAACATCTCAGTAAATGTCATTTATCTGAAGATTAATACCTATGCACATAATTTCTGAAGCGGTTTAAACAGATAGattgcaaaaattaaataattaaaatcacatacagttttatcttgaaaactaaagaaatctttattattttgatatgttacTAAACTTATAAgattaaataaaatctaaatttataCCACTGAAGTACTGAAAACAAGCACAAATTAACTGAAATGtggatattttaatataatcttGTTTTCTGAATTATGTATTGTAAGTTTTGATCTTCATTACTCCCAGTACTGACTacgtaaatacatattttttgtttatctgtttattattactaCAACTAACAAGAAAAAACTATGGTTTTATTCACTAATTCTGCGAGCATCTGTTTAATAATTCAtactgttatgcatttattttttttacttgcaatATTCCTGGgagaaagaaatacaaaagttaagaaaaactaaatttgaGGTAtctgaaaaatgtgaaacaaaaattttcatacatttccatataaaactattttattttaatttctacaaCAAACAAGGTATTGAAAATGACTATTACTTGCACAAATATGAGAAAAGTGTTTGCTCACAAAAACCAATTGCATAACTGAtgtaaagaaaattagaaaaacaataaatactgcATGCTAGGTTATTCATTTCTTCACAAACAACTGCTACTCATGATATGGAAAACAAGGTATGAAAACCAATATAAAAAGTACTTCAAGGATAGGAAAATCCTTTTTTCCCTTCCTCAAACATTTGAAAGCTTTTGTGAAATGTTAAAGTTCAACTAAATATATACCAAGAATACAAAATGCTAATACTTGAGAAAATGCAAGGAAATAACTATTCTAACATCAAGTTACATAAAAAAGGACCacacgaacacacacacacacacatacataaaatgtTACTTCACACAGTTTATCACTGAAAAGGACAACTTACTAacactatatacatacatatattcattCATCAATGTTTTATATCACACATGACAGTGTGGGAAAATTTCATCTTTTCACCACATGACTCAGCACCTATTTCTATAAAAACCAACTCCACATATgttaacaaaagtatatttataaaaaatattgaaatagatATATTGGTTTTCTAAAAATTCATTCTggcaaattaaaagaaaaaattaatttttcattgtatttctatTTGGTTGGATGTGTATGAAGATTCTTACATAACACCTAGCATAACATATACAGTTAATCTGTTCAAATACTCCCAACATATTACAACAGAGTAAACTTCTCATTTACAGAATGTATTTACATCATCTTACAATAGGTATGGTGTATTACTGagaaaataatttagattaaatatacaaaatgttaaaaaggtTTCAATggtataacttttaaaaaaacctGACTTTCATTAACTATTTCAATTctgacaaaacaattatttaaaaaaattaaatgtttgaactTACATTATCAATTGCATCTTCATCTTCACTGACATCATCATTAAAATCAATGATATCATCTACCTCTTCTTCACCAAAGGTAACAGTATCATTAATCTTGgctgttgaaaataaatttataaccaaaatttaaaaagataCATTTATGTTTCCAAAAGATTCACAGGCCAGTTACAGCCTTTTTACTCTGTGCAAATACACAAAAGCTACTAATAAACATTATCTGTATTTACTTTAAGagtacaataaaattacaaagatgCACatacaattttacaaatattaacaatttgCTGATCTCAACACATTTGTTCCCAAGGTCATATTTGTGGAATTTTATTTTGGCCAGACTTCATTTTTTACACTCAAATAGTGTTTTTATTCTTGCCAAATTTTGTCTAAAGTTTTGGGGcattaatatagttttgtttgttaatttaaaaaaaatgagtgACATGTGCTTCTATGAAAATCCATTTACTTCTAAGACCACATTTTTGTTCTAGCaaaaggtacattttttaaacataaataacccagttgatgaaattaaaaataaaataattttgaacagggatttataattcaaatgcttattttgtaatataacatcaCTTTGTATTGTGATATAAATGTGTATAAACTACATGTTTTTATAcctaaacattactttaaaaccaTAACAAAAGCTTGAGAATAAGTCCTATAAACTGCTTATTTAACcccttataaatttaaaatactgcaAATCACATTTGCACAACATGGAAATAACATACTATGTGTCAATCATGAGTAACATGGGAGAGTAAGAGTTAAACATTCGAGTTTGTTCTCTTTAACCAACTCTGGAGTATATAATACTTACTGCCACTTATGAAATGGAATTAATTGgtaaacattatgtaacaattcaatataaaatagtttccacagtaataaaaaattttaatgtcaaAATTATCTGAATATTTCCTACAGAATCCACCTTTTTTAAGTAATTTCAGCCTTCGTGAAAATGTAGtgtaataacaatacacacatacTCTGATTAATCCATATAacctacaaaataaatttgaagtaTACTTTGTAACCCTTTCTATACAACTATTTATTACATACAAACTGGATCAATATAGACTTCAAATGTGAGTAAACTTTTTGTATACAATTTTTGGTTTACTCACATAACTTCAAAACATTctgtaatttttaatgaattttaatcacctaattaaaaaatgataccACAAAGAATGGGGCTTATAGATGGAGAGTTTAGCATAATCATACTCAAACTGTCATGTTTTTTAACTTAAGTATAGATATATACTTCGCATGctactgataatataataaaatagagtCAAAATTAATACCATGTTCTGGCAATTCTCCATATGACTTCAGATTCCTGGCCTCATCTGGATTATACTTCAAGATGACATCAGCTTTTGCATCTTGGTAATCTCTTAATCCTATCAGGATAATGTCTCCTTGGTTTATCCataccttaaaaaaaaaatttcaacatTGATCAAAAGACtgtgaacaaataaatgtttgtatttgtaCATGTTTATGTTATGATCGTATAAACAAATAAGTTGGTTCTCTTTCAGAAACAAATAGATGGCTAGCCCTTTTCTTCATTTATCAGGTTAATAAGTAACTATCATGGTCACATACATACATtggaataaccaaaaaattataaattactatatcaataccatagaattccattataatttaagtttagtAGGTACACTGTATTGGGGTATATAAAAATTAGTAATGTGGAACAGGCCAAAGCCTCGACTTACCACCAGAGGGGTTTGGCTGTGAAAGAAATGCTATTATACTTGATAATTGGTGAGAAAACCAGATGGAAAATATCTGAGAttctgattggttattcacatcatagACATAAGCAGGTGTATGTAGGGAAGttccaaaaatggaaaaaggTGAGTGGTACAACTGCATTTGATCCAGTAAATGTAGCAATAtctcaacaaatagaaaacataggtttttattttatattgtagcttgTCTATATTGATAATGAGTTCCTGATTCATACAAAACTAGACTTTGTATTTTCATGTCATAAACATCTAATCTGAAGGAATATTGCAATCAaaataccatgtgacacacaataatcaatgtttagttgtgttta
This genomic window from Tachypleus tridentatus isolate NWPU-2018 chromosome 10, ASM421037v1, whole genome shotgun sequence contains:
- the eIF1A gene encoding eukaryotic translation initiation factor 1A isoform X2; this encodes MPKNKGKGGKNRRRGKNENEADKRELVFKDDGQEYAQVVKMLGNGRLEAICFDGAKRLCHIRGKLRKKVWINQGDIILIGLRDYQDAKADVILKYNPDEARNLKSYGELPEHAKINDTVTFGEEEVDDIIDFNDDVSEDEDAIDNI
- the eIF1A gene encoding eukaryotic translation initiation factor 1A isoform X1 yields the protein MPKNKGKGGKNRRRGKNENEADKRELVFKDDGQEYAQVVKMLGNGRLEAICFDGAKRLCHIRGKLRKKVWINQGDIILIGLRDYQDAKADVILKYNPDEARNLKSYGELPEHAKINDTVTFGEEEVDDIIDFNDDVSEDEDAIDNVSSNI